A window of Parasynechococcus marenigrum WH 8102 contains these coding sequences:
- a CDS encoding ribose-phosphate pyrophosphokinase — MTSFLTAARAEQEKLTPDTRRLRLFSGTSNPGLAREIAAYLGVPDGPRVCKRFADGELYVQIQESIRGCDVFLIQPTCAPVNDHLMELLIMVDACRRASARQITAVVPYYGYARADRKTAGRESITAKLTANLLVKSGVDRVLAMDLHSAQIQGYFDIPCDHIYGSPVLVDYLSTQNLDDIVVVSPDVGGVARARAFAKQMNDAPLAIIDKRRTGHNLAESLTVIGDVSGRTAILIDDMIDTGGTICAGARLLRQQGAKRVIACATHAVFSPPASERLSADGLFEQVVVTNSIPIQQERTFPQLQVLSVANMLGEAIWRIHEESSVSSMFR, encoded by the coding sequence GTGACCAGTTTTCTGACCGCAGCCCGCGCTGAACAGGAAAAGCTCACACCGGACACGCGCCGGTTGCGCTTGTTCAGCGGTACCTCCAATCCTGGGCTGGCCAGGGAGATCGCCGCATATCTGGGTGTTCCTGATGGCCCCCGGGTGTGCAAACGCTTCGCCGATGGCGAGCTCTACGTGCAGATCCAGGAGTCCATCCGGGGCTGCGATGTGTTTCTGATCCAGCCCACCTGCGCTCCGGTGAATGATCACCTGATGGAGCTGCTGATCATGGTGGATGCCTGCCGTCGGGCCTCGGCGCGTCAGATCACCGCAGTGGTGCCGTATTACGGCTACGCCCGCGCCGACCGCAAGACGGCGGGGCGTGAATCGATCACTGCCAAGCTCACCGCCAACCTGCTGGTGAAATCCGGCGTGGATCGGGTGCTGGCGATGGATCTGCACTCAGCTCAGATTCAGGGTTACTTCGACATTCCCTGTGATCACATCTACGGCTCACCGGTGTTGGTGGATTACCTCTCCACGCAGAACCTCGACGACATTGTCGTGGTGTCACCGGATGTGGGCGGTGTGGCCAGGGCCCGGGCCTTCGCCAAACAGATGAACGATGCGCCATTGGCGATCATCGATAAGCGCCGCACGGGCCACAATCTGGCCGAAAGTCTCACGGTGATCGGCGACGTCTCCGGCCGTACGGCGATCCTGATCGACGACATGATCGACACCGGTGGCACCATCTGCGCCGGTGCCAGGCTTCTTCGCCAGCAGGGTGCAAAACGGGTGATCGCCTGTGCCACTCATGCGGTGTTTTCGCCCCCGGCCAGTGAACGCCTCTCGGCCGATGGACTGTTCGAGCAGGTGGTCGTGACCAACAGCATCCCGATTCAGCAGGAGCGAACCTTCCCTCAGCTTCAGGTGCTCTCAGTTGCCAACATGCTGGGCGAAGCCATCTGGCGCATCCACGAGGAGAGTTCCGTCAGTTCGATGTTCCGTTAA
- a CDS encoding glycoside hydrolase family 10 protein, producing the protein MGVWLTNSPSKLYYSRERITAALDQLQQAGFNRVVPNVWSRGTTFHQSRFAPVEPPLVKAGVEVDPICTLAEEGRKRGIKVMPWFEYGLMEPADAAVVRGHPEWVLAKADGQRWMAMHGNHRMAWLNPAHPEVRERFIGLVVETLKRCPMDGLQLDDHFAWPVQFGYDPYTVELYRQQTGSAPPRDHTNRMWMSWRRRQLTALLRDLRERLEQEDLSTTISLSPGPFRHAYNLWLQDWELWALGELIDELVVQNYAYSVNGFARDLDQPALRKARDWRIPTQIGILAGFGRRTTSIGDLEQKVRLARERGYGVIFFYWEGLWGRHVPETNRQHRFDSFRLLGRED; encoded by the coding sequence ATGGGGGTGTGGCTGACCAACAGCCCCAGCAAGCTTTACTACAGCCGCGAGCGGATCACGGCCGCACTGGATCAACTGCAGCAGGCCGGTTTCAATCGCGTGGTGCCCAATGTTTGGAGCCGCGGCACCACGTTTCACCAAAGTCGCTTTGCACCGGTGGAGCCGCCGCTCGTGAAGGCAGGTGTGGAGGTGGATCCGATTTGCACGCTGGCGGAGGAGGGCCGCAAGCGAGGCATCAAGGTGATGCCCTGGTTCGAGTACGGCCTGATGGAACCGGCCGACGCCGCCGTTGTCCGGGGGCACCCCGAGTGGGTGTTGGCCAAAGCCGATGGTCAGCGCTGGATGGCGATGCATGGGAATCACCGCATGGCCTGGCTCAACCCGGCGCATCCGGAGGTGCGAGAACGGTTCATCGGCCTGGTCGTGGAGACGTTGAAGCGCTGTCCGATGGATGGTCTGCAGCTGGATGACCACTTCGCCTGGCCGGTGCAGTTCGGCTACGACCCCTACACCGTTGAGCTGTACCGGCAGCAGACCGGATCAGCACCCCCGCGTGACCACACCAACCGAATGTGGATGAGCTGGCGTCGCCGTCAGCTCACAGCGTTGCTGCGGGACTTGCGGGAACGATTGGAGCAGGAGGACCTTTCCACGACGATCAGCCTGTCGCCGGGACCGTTCCGGCATGCCTACAACCTTTGGCTTCAGGACTGGGAACTGTGGGCATTGGGGGAGTTGATCGACGAGTTGGTGGTGCAGAACTACGCCTATTCCGTGAACGGGTTTGCCCGCGATCTCGACCAACCGGCGTTGCGCAAGGCCCGCGACTGGCGGATCCCAACCCAGATCGGAATCCTGGCGGGGTTCGGACGACGCACCACGTCTATCGGCGATCTGGAGCAGAAGGTTCGCCTGGCCCGTGAACGCGGTTACGGCGTGATCTTCTTTTACTGGGAGGGCCTCTGGGGTCGGCATGTGCCGGAGACCAACCGCCAGCATCGCTTTGATTCCTTCCGGTTGCTGGGGCGTGAGGACTGA
- a CDS encoding metal ABC transporter permease — translation MAELDLWWLTPLILALLIGLICPATGSLLITQRRILLANLMAHSVLPGLILALAFEFDPTIGGLISGLLGALLAERLNQRFKGREEGAMNTVLAGFTALGVLMVPLLQARVDLETLLFGDLLAANEADLIRTAVATVALLLLLSLSYSDLVFLGVDPDGAVAAKRPVSRIRFTAIVITALVVISAITAVGIVLVIALLCAPVLVHVDRCLSLRGLMLRSAGTGLLLCGGGMMLAVVADLPPGPLIGVLCVGLLLFKRP, via the coding sequence GTGGCTGAGCTCGACCTCTGGTGGCTGACGCCACTGATCCTGGCCCTGCTGATCGGGCTGATTTGCCCAGCGACCGGCTCACTGCTGATCACCCAGCGGCGCATCCTGCTGGCCAATTTGATGGCCCATTCGGTCTTGCCGGGCCTGATCCTGGCGCTGGCCTTCGAATTCGACCCAACCATCGGCGGCCTGATCAGCGGACTGCTGGGAGCGCTGTTGGCGGAACGACTCAACCAACGCTTCAAAGGCCGGGAAGAAGGTGCCATGAACACTGTTCTGGCCGGATTCACCGCCCTTGGCGTGCTGATGGTGCCCTTGCTACAGGCGCGAGTTGATCTGGAAACGCTGCTGTTCGGCGACCTTCTGGCCGCCAACGAGGCAGACCTGATACGCACCGCCGTGGCAACCGTCGCGCTGCTGCTGCTTCTGAGCCTGTCCTACAGCGATCTGGTGTTCCTCGGCGTCGATCCCGATGGAGCCGTCGCGGCCAAACGGCCGGTATCCAGAATTCGTTTCACCGCCATCGTGATCACCGCCCTCGTGGTGATCAGCGCCATCACAGCTGTGGGCATCGTGCTGGTGATCGCCCTGCTCTGTGCTCCGGTGCTGGTGCATGTGGACCGCTGCCTGAGCTTGCGGGGGCTGATGCTGCGCTCTGCGGGAACAGGCCTGCTGCTCTGTGGCGGCGGCATGATGCTCGCGGTTGTCGCGGATCTCCCCCCTGGCCCTTTGATTGGCGTGCTCTGTGTAGGGCTGTTGCTGTTCAAACGCCCCTGA
- a CDS encoding metal ABC transporter ATP-binding protein — translation MTEPHSSIKGHLAARNLSYSYGPKPTLERVDLELQPGTLTALVGPNGAGKSTLLHLLHGRLQPSGGTFECGGSVGLMPQRAAIDWTFPITVRDMVRLGQTKSHGTTTAETLLERVGMGEMRGRRLNQLSGGQQQRVLLARALMQQSDVLLLDEPCSAIDPPSREHLLGVMRQQASSGQTLLVSSHDWGSALDSYDRVVVLDRRVLAAGSPAEVRDQLNDMACLMGSHCCG, via the coding sequence GTGACAGAACCGCATTCGTCCATCAAGGGGCATCTAGCAGCCAGGAATCTCAGCTACAGCTACGGCCCAAAACCAACACTGGAGCGTGTCGACCTGGAGCTCCAGCCCGGCACGCTCACGGCACTGGTTGGGCCCAATGGCGCTGGCAAATCAACGCTTCTGCATCTGTTGCATGGCCGCCTCCAACCTTCAGGAGGAACCTTTGAATGCGGCGGCAGCGTTGGCCTGATGCCCCAGAGGGCAGCCATCGACTGGACCTTTCCCATCACCGTGAGGGACATGGTCAGGCTTGGACAAACCAAAAGCCATGGCACAACGACGGCCGAGACCCTGCTGGAGCGGGTCGGAATGGGGGAGATGCGGGGGCGGCGTCTCAATCAGCTCTCCGGGGGCCAACAACAGCGCGTGCTGCTGGCCCGAGCCTTGATGCAGCAGAGCGACGTCCTGTTGCTTGATGAACCCTGCAGTGCCATCGATCCCCCCAGCCGTGAGCACCTTCTCGGGGTGATGCGCCAACAGGCCAGCTCCGGTCAGACCCTTCTTGTAAGCAGCCACGACTGGGGCAGTGCCCTCGACAGCTACGACCGTGTCGTCGTTCTGGATCGCAGGGTGCTTGCCGCGGGATCCCCCGCTGAGGTGCGCGACCAGCTCAACGACATGGCCTGCCTGATGGGGAGTCATTGCTGTGGCTGA